The bacterium genome includes a window with the following:
- a CDS encoding lipoyl synthase (catalyzes the radical-mediated insertion of two sulfur atoms into an acyl carrier protein (ACP) bound to an octanoyl group to produce a lipoyl group): protein RFVPPDEFAELKAIGEAMGFKHVEAGPFVRSSYMAHKHVGL from the coding sequence GCGCTTCGTGCCGCCCGATGAGTTCGCCGAGCTGAAGGCGATCGGCGAGGCGATGGGCTTCAAGCACGTGGAGGCCGGGCCCTTCGTGCGCTCGAGCTACATGGCCCACAAGCACGTGGGGCTCTGA